CCGCTGGAATCCTCCGAGGACCTGGTCCTGCTGGTCGAGGCCTACGGCCGCCTTGTCCCGACCGACATGGACGAGGGCTTCCTGGCCGAGGAGAAGGTCACCATCGCCGAGCGGATGGAGGAGTTGCAGACGGTCCTGCTCGAGCGGGGTCGGGTGTCCCTGGGCGAGCTCATCCCGGACCGGCGTCGCCGGGAGTACGTGGTGGTGACCTTTCTGGCCCTGCTGGAGCTCGTGCGGCTGAAGAGGGTCCGCCTGGCCCAGGCCGAGCCCTACCTCCGCCTGTGGATAGTCCCCCCCGACGAGGCGCCGTCTTGAACGAAGATTCCACCCCTCCCCAGGAAAACCTGTTCGCCGGGCTGGAGGCGATTCTCTTCGCGGCGGACGCGCCGGTCTCCATCCACCGCCTGGTGCGGGCCTTGGGCCACCCCCGGAGCCGGGTCGAGGATGCGTTGAGCGCCCTGGGGCGGCGTTACGCCGAGAACGACCGCGGGGTGGAGCTGGTGGAGCTGGGCGGCGGCTGGCAGCTCTTCACCAAGCGCCGGTTCTCCCGGGCCGTGGAGAAGGCCCTGGGCCAGCCCCCGCGCAACCGGACCCGCCTCTCCGCCGCGGCCCTGGAGACCCTGGCCATCATCGCCTACCGTCAGCCCATCACCCGGGGCGAGATCGAGGCCATCCGCGGGGTGGACACATCGGGCACCCTGGCGAGTCTTTCCGAGCACAAGCTGATCGAGGTCTCCGGCCGCGCCGAGAGCGCCGGGCGCCCCAACCTCTACTCCACCACCGAGGGCTTTTTGAACTTCTTCGGCCTGCGGCACCTGGGCGAGCTGCCCCAGCCGGGGGCGGAGGGGGAGGTCCCGGAAGAGGGAGACGCCGTCCGCATCGCCATAGACGGTCCCGCGGGGTCGGGTAAGTCCACCGTGGCGCGGCTGGTGGCCTCGCGGCTGGGGCTGGTGTACGTGGACACCGGGGCGTTCTACAGGGCGCTGACCTGGCTGGCCCTCGAGCGCGGGACGGACCTGGACGATCCGGCGGCGCTGGTGGAGCTGGCCCGGGACGCCGAGCTCGAGCTCGAGGTGGAGGACCACACCGCCCGTCTCCTCCTCGGGGGTGTCCCCGTGGGCGCCGAAATCCGCTCCCCCCGGGTCACCACGGCCATCAAGCGCGTGGCCGACCTCCCGCCGATCAGAAACCTGGTGAACGGGCGCATCCGGGAACTGGCCCGGCGGCTGCCCGGCGGGGTGGTGGCCGAGGGCCGCGACATCGGCACCCTCCTCTTTCCCGACACGCCCCATAAGTTTTACCTGACGGCGTCGGTGACCGAGCGGGCGCGGCGGCGACTGGAGGACCATCGGGCCCGGGGCGAGGCCGTCACCCTCCCCGAGCTCGAGGCGCAGATAGTCGAGCGGGACCGCGCCGACTCCACCAGGCAGTACGGGGCGCTCACCCGGCTGCCCGAGGCCCTCGAGATAAACACCACCGGGATGACCATCCAGGAGGTCGTCGAGGCGGTCATCGGGGGGGTGGAGCTCCGCCGCGCCGAGCCGGCGTCCGATACGCCGGGGACCGACTGACCGTCCGGCACGGGGCTTGGCCTCGACCCCGAAACCGTGTTAAAATCAATTGTTGTCTTTCGTCACCCCAAATACCCAAGGAGCGACAAGATGCATAGGTTACTCTACGTGGTGCTGGCTCTGTCGTTCGCGCTCTTCCTCGTGGCCTGCGAGGAGGAGAAGCCCCAGGAGCCGGTCGAGCCGGTCGAGCCCGTCTTGCCGGCGGTCGTGTACGAGATGTCCGAGCTTGCTGCGACCCCCGTGGTCTTCAAGGAGCTCACCGGCGACTACGATCTCTTCGGCGACGCCGTGGAGGCGGGATTCACCGCCCTCAAGGACGCGAAGATAGAGGTCGTCAGCGACCCCTTCGGCGTCTTCTTCGATGATCCCGCGCTGGTGGCGCCCGATGAGCTGCGCTCCGAGGTCTGCTTCCCCGTGGCCGCCGACGTGAAGCCGCCCAAGGGTTACGCCTACAAGGTCACCGAGCCCTGCAAGGCCGTCATGACCACCTTCATGGGCGAGTTCACCGATGAGAACATGCCCGATTACGCCGCGCTCTACAAGTACGTCGCCGATCAGGGTCTCCTCGTCGCGGGTCCGATGCTCAATGTCTACCACTGGGGCTCCGAGGATCCCGCCGAGTACGTCACCGACATCTACGTCCCCGTGACGGAGCCGCCGGCGCCCGAGGCCGAGACGGCCGAAACCCCTGCGACCGAGCCCGCCGAGGAGCCGCCGGCCTAGCGGTCCGTTTAATTCGAGGAGGTTCCCGTGAGGATGGCCGTTGCTTTCGCGGCGCTCATGCTGTTCCTCTGCGCCGGTTGCGGCGACGACCAGCCCCAGCACGTGGCCTCACCCACCGGTGAGCCCGTCCAGGTCGAGGCCGCCCCCGAGGTGGTCCGCAAGAACTTGTCGGGCACCGGCGCGCTGGTCATGGCCGAGACGGGGGACTTCAACCTGTACCCCCAGGCGCTGGACGAGGCGCTGGCGGCTATCGCGGCCAAGGGCATCGAGCCGCTGGGCGACCCCATGGGAATACTCGACCCCGAGTCCGCCGGCCTCCCCCTCGCCGAGCGGCGGTGGGAGGTGCTGATCCCGGTTCCCAACGACACCTTTCCCCCGGTGGGGTTCACCTACCGGGACGTCGAGGGCGGACCGTCGGCCATGTTGAGCTTCAAGGGCCCCTTCAAGCGGGACCGCATCCCCCTCTACGAGACGCTCGATTCCTGGGTGTACGCCCACGGATTCGTGCCCGCCGGTCCGCCGATCGAGGTGTACCACTGGGGCGAGAACCTGCCCGAGGAGGAGCGCGTCACCGAAATCTACCTCCACATCGGCGAGCCCGGGGGTGAACCGGAACCGGCCGCCGAGCCGACGGGGGAGGGGACGGAGTAGCACGATGTCCGCCGGAGTAGGGTGGACCGGGCTCAGGCTGTAACGGGGTGGTGCGATATACTGCCGGGTGTAAGGCGGGCCGGGCTCCAGTTTGAGCGGGTCGGTTTGACATCCTGCCGGGTGCAGGGCCGGGCCGGCGACGAGACGGGAAACGCGGCTTGGTTTGACAAGGGTCAGCCGGACCGGCATCGCGGCGGGATTTGGCATGAATCGGCCGGGCCGGTGTCGGCCGACCCCGAGCCGGGACGGGGAAGCACGGCGTGATTTGACACGGACCAGCCGGGGTGGAACCGCTTCCGCCCCGGCTGTAACGTGATTCGAGACGGTATGGGCCGTCGTTTGCGCATCTTGTTCCTGTGCACCGGCAACTCCTGCCGCAGCCAGATGGCCGAGGGGTTCGCCCGGAAGTCGTTCGGCGACCGGGCGGAGGTGGCGAGCGCCGGCACCGAGCCCGCCGACCGCGTAAACCCCCTGGCGGTGGAGGCGATGCGCCGGCTCGGGGTGGACATCTCTTCCGCCCGGGCCAAGGGTCTCGACGGGCTGCCGGACCTGCGCTTCGATCTGGTGGTCACCGTGTGCGACCGGGCGCGGGAGGCGTGTCCCCTCCTGCCCGGGGCACGGATGTTGCGCTGGAATATCCCCGACCCCGCCGCCTTCCACGGCTCCCCGGACGAGAGGCGGGAGTTTTTCGCCCGGACGGCCGACGACATCCGGGAGCGCGTCGAGGGGCTGGGCGCCGAGCTCGGCCTGGCTGACCGGGGGAAATCCCCCGTACCCGAGGTTTTACGTTGAAGGTCGCCATCACCGGCCCCGACGGGCTTTTAGGAACGGAACTGGTCCGGGAGTGCATCGCCGCCGGTGCCACCGTGGACCCGCTCCTGGAGTCCGAGTGCGACGTGACCGACGCCGATGCGCTGCGCAGGCGCCTGGGGCGCGTCTCGCCGGAGCTGGTCATCCACGCCGCCGCCTACACCGACGTGAACGGGGCCGAGGCCGATCCCGACCGCGCCTACGCGGTGAACGCCTTCGGCACCTTCCACGTCTGCCGCGCCGCCGAGGCGGTGGGCGCCCGGGTGGTTTACATCTCCACGGACTTCGTCTTCGACGGCTCCCTGGGGCGTCCCTACGCGCCCGACGACGAACTTCGGCCCCTCCAGGTGTACGGGCGGACGAAGCTGGCCGGCGAGCTCTACGTCCAGGGGCATCCCCCCGGCGGGCTCGTCGTGCGCACCGGCTCCCTCTTCGGCCCCGGCGGCGCGGGGTTCCCGGACAGATTCTGCGGGCAAGCCGCGACGGGCGGGCCGCTCACCGTCGTCAACGACCGGTGGTGCAGCCCGACCTACGCCCCGGACCTGGCGAACGCCGTCGTCGTCCTCGCGGGAAAGGCCGACTCCGGCGTCTTTCACCTGACCAACACGGGCTCGGTCACCTGGTACGACTACGCCCTGCATCTGGTGGACGGCCTGGGGCTCGACGTCGAGGTCGTTCCGGTGGGCGCGAAGGAGTACGCGGCCCCGGCGCCCCGTCCCGCCAGGATCGAGCTGGACCGCTCCGCCGCCGCCGGGCTGGACGTGGTGATGCGGCCCTGGGACGAGGCGCTCGCGGACTATCTGGACCGGTGCGGCGACCGGCTGCGCAGGAGCGCGGGGCGGGAATCCGGTCCGCCTCCCAGTGGCGGGGGGCTGGATGGGTGAGCTCGAATCCTACGCGGCGCGGGTGAGGCGGCTGGTGGACGACCGGCTGCTGTCGCTGGCTGCCGGCGACGACCCCCGTTGCGCCAAGCCCCACGCCGCCGTCAGGCACACGGTGGAGGCGGGCGGCAAGCGGCTGCGCCCCGTCCTCTTTTTCGCCTCCTGCGAGGTCTGCGGCGCCAGGCCCGAGCCCTTCCTCGACGCGGCCTGCGCCGTGGAGCTGGTGCACACCGCCAGCCTGGTCCTCGACGACCTGCCCTGCATGGACGACGCGCAACTGCGGCGCGGACGACCCACCCTCCACGTGCTCTACGACGAGGCGACGGCGGTGCTGGCCGCGGTGGCGGAGCTGATGGCCGCCTTCGAGCTCATCGCGCGCTGCCCCGGCATCCGGCGCGATTCCCTGGCCCGCGACATGGCCGCCGAGCTGGCCCGCGCCGTGGGCCTGGACGGGATGATAGCCGGACAGCAGCTAGATCTGGACTCGGTGGGCCGGCGGCTCTCCACGGACGAGATGGAGTTCGTCCACGCCCGCAAGACCGGCGCCCTCTTCACCGCGACCGCCCGCATGGGGGCCCTGGCCGCCGGGGCCTCGGAGCCCGAGATCCAGGCCCTGGATGCCTATGCCAAGAACCTGGGCCTCGCCTTCCAGATCGTGGACGACATCCTGGACGCCACCGCCACCGCGGAGGAGCTGGGCAAGGACGTGGGCAAGGACGCGGAGAAGCCCACCTTCGTCCACCTCTTCGGTCTGGAGACGAGCCGGACCGTGGCCGGGGAGCTGATCGCCACCGCCAAGGGGTCCCTGGGGGTTTTCCGGCGCGGCACCGCGGTCCTCGGAGAGCTGGCCGACTTCGTCCTGGCGCGGAAATCTTGACAGTTCTCCGTTTCGCTGCTATATTATCTTAACGCGGGGGCGATGCGGTCGAGCCGGGAACCCAGACCCTCCCCCGGACGTAATTGAAAAGCCCCGGGAAGCGAATGCTTCGCCGTGGGTTATGGTCGCGGCCCGGAAAAGCCGCCGGTCAGCGGAGGACTCCCATGCACAAGGCCATCATCCCAGCGGTCATACTCGTCCTTTTCGCCGGCCTCGGCTGCGATCTGTTCAGCATCCCGCCGGGCGGCGGCGGCGACGACCAGAGCGAGTGGCAGGACCCGCTCACGCCCCGGGCCGTCATCGAGGACATCCAATGGTGCTACAACAACGCAAACGGACCCTTCTACGGGACTCTCCTGGACCACGACAATTTCGTCTTCTACTTCGATCCGTC
This genomic window from bacterium contains:
- a CDS encoding GyrI-like domain-containing protein; amino-acid sequence: MHRLLYVVLALSFALFLVACEEEKPQEPVEPVEPVLPAVVYEMSELAATPVVFKELTGDYDLFGDAVEAGFTALKDAKIEVVSDPFGVFFDDPALVAPDELRSEVCFPVAADVKPPKGYAYKVTEPCKAVMTTFMGEFTDENMPDYAALYKYVADQGLLVAGPMLNVYHWGSEDPAEYVTDIYVPVTEPPAPEAETAETPATEPAEEPPA
- a CDS encoding farnesyl diphosphate synthase, giving the protein MGELESYAARVRRLVDDRLLSLAAGDDPRCAKPHAAVRHTVEAGGKRLRPVLFFASCEVCGARPEPFLDAACAVELVHTASLVLDDLPCMDDAQLRRGRPTLHVLYDEATAVLAAVAELMAAFELIARCPGIRRDSLARDMAAELARAVGLDGMIAGQQLDLDSVGRRLSTDEMEFVHARKTGALFTATARMGALAAGASEPEIQALDAYAKNLGLAFQIVDDILDATATAEELGKDVGKDAEKPTFVHLFGLETSRTVAGELIATAKGSLGVFRRGTAVLGELADFVLARKS
- a CDS encoding GyrI-like domain-containing protein encodes the protein MAVAFAALMLFLCAGCGDDQPQHVASPTGEPVQVEAAPEVVRKNLSGTGALVMAETGDFNLYPQALDEALAAIAAKGIEPLGDPMGILDPESAGLPLAERRWEVLIPVPNDTFPPVGFTYRDVEGGPSAMLSFKGPFKRDRIPLYETLDSWVYAHGFVPAGPPIEVYHWGENLPEEERVTEIYLHIGEPGGEPEPAAEPTGEGTE
- the rfbD gene encoding dTDP-4-dehydrorhamnose reductase, whose amino-acid sequence is MKVAITGPDGLLGTELVRECIAAGATVDPLLESECDVTDADALRRRLGRVSPELVIHAAAYTDVNGAEADPDRAYAVNAFGTFHVCRAAEAVGARVVYISTDFVFDGSLGRPYAPDDELRPLQVYGRTKLAGELYVQGHPPGGLVVRTGSLFGPGGAGFPDRFCGQAATGGPLTVVNDRWCSPTYAPDLANAVVVLAGKADSGVFHLTNTGSVTWYDYALHLVDGLGLDVEVVPVGAKEYAAPAPRPARIELDRSAAAGLDVVMRPWDEALADYLDRCGDRLRRSAGRESGPPPSGGGLDG
- the cmk gene encoding (d)CMP kinase, translated to MNEDSTPPQENLFAGLEAILFAADAPVSIHRLVRALGHPRSRVEDALSALGRRYAENDRGVELVELGGGWQLFTKRRFSRAVEKALGQPPRNRTRLSAAALETLAIIAYRQPITRGEIEAIRGVDTSGTLASLSEHKLIEVSGRAESAGRPNLYSTTEGFLNFFGLRHLGELPQPGAEGEVPEEGDAVRIAIDGPAGSGKSTVARLVASRLGLVYVDTGAFYRALTWLALERGTDLDDPAALVELARDAELELEVEDHTARLLLGGVPVGAEIRSPRVTTAIKRVADLPPIRNLVNGRIRELARRLPGGVVAEGRDIGTLLFPDTPHKFYLTASVTERARRRLEDHRARGEAVTLPELEAQIVERDRADSTRQYGALTRLPEALEINTTGMTIQEVVEAVIGGVELRRAEPASDTPGTD
- a CDS encoding arsenate reductase ArsC; the encoded protein is MRILFLCTGNSCRSQMAEGFARKSFGDRAEVASAGTEPADRVNPLAVEAMRRLGVDISSARAKGLDGLPDLRFDLVVTVCDRAREACPLLPGARMLRWNIPDPAAFHGSPDERREFFARTADDIRERVEGLGAELGLADRGKSPVPEVLR